A portion of the Streptomyces coeruleoprunus genome contains these proteins:
- a CDS encoding cellulase family glycosylhydrolase, protein MNDIRHALSRRSRGPGRLAALLLSLVVLLGLSGGTALAGPNGEKKRSRPAVVVPASAMDAVAAMQPSWNLGNTLDAIPHETNWGNPLTTREMLAHVRSQGFRSVRIPVTWTDHHSATAPYTIDPVWMNRVQQVVDWALAEGLYVVLNIHHDSWQWIAKMTTEHDQVLARYNALWTQIAARFKDAPRTLLFESVNEPQFENATAEQVTRFLNELNTSFHSIVRSSGGGNTDRLLVLPTKFCTPDQALMDDLYTTIRALNDRNLVATVHYYSWYPFSVNIAGGTHYDATAQKDLDDAFARMHNTFVARGIPVYVGEYGLLGWPDHNHPSRIERGEALKYYEHLGYKARVAGVTTALWDPGAWAYLNRETLTWSDPALFQWIKSSWTTRSGTTSFDKVHLPKSSPITVQSLTLNRNGTSFHGLWQGNTRLSYGRDYTVSGDRLTFTTTALTRLAGNRAYGVNATIQARFSSGLPWNIDIVTHDRPVLANATGTTGAFTIPTRYRGDTLATMHATYADGTNAGQTDWTPYQEFNKAFRPDYAGNGIILHTEFLNALRDGERATLVFHFYSGATVTYHVTKSGTSVTGTVA, encoded by the coding sequence GTGAACGACATACGGCACGCCTTGTCGCGCCGCAGCCGCGGCCCGGGACGCCTGGCGGCCCTGCTGCTCTCCCTGGTCGTCCTCCTCGGGCTGTCCGGCGGCACCGCGCTCGCCGGTCCCAACGGCGAGAAGAAGCGGTCGCGGCCAGCCGTCGTGGTCCCGGCCTCCGCCATGGACGCCGTCGCCGCGATGCAGCCCAGCTGGAACCTGGGCAACACCCTGGACGCCATCCCTCACGAGACCAACTGGGGCAACCCGCTCACGACCAGGGAGATGCTCGCCCACGTCCGCTCGCAGGGCTTCCGCAGCGTCCGCATCCCGGTGACGTGGACCGACCACCACTCCGCCACCGCCCCGTACACCATCGACCCGGTGTGGATGAACCGCGTCCAGCAGGTGGTCGACTGGGCGCTCGCCGAGGGCCTGTACGTCGTGCTCAACATCCACCACGACTCGTGGCAGTGGATCGCGAAGATGACCACCGAGCACGACCAGGTGCTCGCCCGCTACAACGCCCTGTGGACGCAGATCGCCGCCAGGTTCAAGGACGCGCCGCGCACCCTGCTCTTCGAGAGCGTCAACGAGCCCCAGTTCGAGAACGCCACGGCCGAACAGGTCACCCGGTTCCTCAACGAACTCAACACCTCCTTCCACTCCATCGTCCGTTCCTCGGGCGGCGGGAACACGGACCGTCTGCTGGTCCTGCCCACCAAGTTCTGCACGCCCGACCAAGCGCTGATGGACGACCTGTACACCACGATCCGCGCGCTGAACGACAGGAACCTCGTCGCCACCGTGCACTACTACAGCTGGTACCCGTTCAGCGTGAACATCGCGGGCGGCACCCACTACGACGCCACCGCACAGAAGGACCTCGACGACGCCTTCGCCCGCATGCACAACACCTTCGTCGCCCGGGGCATCCCCGTCTACGTCGGCGAATACGGCCTGCTCGGCTGGCCCGACCACAACCACCCCTCCCGCATCGAGCGGGGCGAGGCGCTGAAGTACTACGAGCACCTCGGGTACAAGGCGCGCGTCGCCGGCGTCACCACCGCGCTGTGGGATCCCGGAGCCTGGGCCTACCTGAACCGCGAAACCCTGACCTGGTCCGACCCCGCCCTCTTCCAGTGGATCAAGTCGAGCTGGACCACCCGCTCCGGCACCACCTCCTTCGACAAGGTCCACCTGCCGAAGTCAAGCCCCATCACCGTCCAGTCCCTCACCCTGAACCGGAACGGCACCAGCTTCCACGGCCTCTGGCAGGGCAACACCCGCCTGTCCTACGGCCGGGACTACACCGTCTCCGGCGACCGGCTCACCTTCACCACCACCGCGCTGACCCGGCTCGCCGGCAACCGGGCGTACGGAGTGAACGCGACGATCCAGGCCCGCTTCTCCAGCGGGCTGCCGTGGAACATCGACATCGTCACCCACGACCGTCCGGTCCTGGCGAACGCGACCGGTACGACGGGCGCCTTCACCATCCCCACGCGGTACCGCGGTGACACGCTCGCGACGATGCACGCCACGTATGCCGACGGCACCAACGCCGGCCAGACCGACTGGACCCCCTACCAGGAGTTCAACAAGGCGTTCCGGCCGGACTACGCCGGCAATGGGATCATCCTGCACACCGAGTTCCTGAACGCCCTGCGTGACGGCGAGCGGGCGACGCTGGTGTTCCACTTCTACAGCGGCGCGACCGTCACGTACCACGTGACCAAGTCCGGCACCTCGGTGACCGGCACCGTCGCCTGA
- a CDS encoding glycoside hydrolase family 43 protein, which translates to MKSDPLRPVDTVTNPVIPGFHPDPSVCRVGDDYYLVCSSFEYFPGVPVFHSRDLVNWTQIGNALDRPSQLWLPRDMPSSAGIYAPTLRHHDGWFWLIVTNVGDGGNMLFTATDPAGPWSDPIRLPGVPGIDPDLAWDEDGVCWVTVAGVSQLRIDPHSGEALGEPHRLWSGTPGAKAPEAPHLYRVGDHWYLLIAEGGTERGHGVSVARGPGPSGPFEPCPANPILTHRGTDHPVQNTGHADLVQAPDGSWWMVLLGVRPGGGTPGWHVLGRETFLAPVEWVDGWPVVGALSPEIPAPPWPLGPAPLPPARDDFDRAELAPCWISVRERPERLCTTRERSGWLTLHADGPSPDEPGPVFVGRRQQHLACTVRTLVDPAEGRGGLAVRLDESHHYEIEATAAEVTVSARIGPLRTVVATAPAPAGPVVLGVEITPHPPEGPRTGPDLLALGFEAPDGTFTPLGTLDGRYLSTEVAGGFTGRVIGMYAAEGTVHFDWFDYTPLDG; encoded by the coding sequence GTGAAGTCAGATCCATTGCGCCCCGTCGATACCGTCACGAACCCGGTGATCCCGGGCTTCCATCCCGATCCCAGCGTCTGCCGCGTGGGCGACGACTACTACCTGGTGTGCTCCAGCTTCGAGTACTTCCCCGGCGTCCCCGTCTTCCACAGCCGCGACCTGGTGAACTGGACCCAGATCGGCAACGCCCTCGACCGGCCCAGCCAGCTGTGGCTGCCCCGCGACATGCCCTCCTCCGCCGGGATCTACGCGCCGACGCTGCGCCACCACGACGGCTGGTTCTGGCTGATCGTCACCAATGTCGGTGACGGGGGGAACATGCTCTTCACCGCCACCGACCCCGCCGGACCCTGGTCCGATCCGATCCGGCTGCCCGGAGTGCCCGGCATCGACCCCGACCTCGCCTGGGACGAGGACGGCGTGTGCTGGGTCACCGTCGCCGGGGTGTCCCAGCTCCGCATCGACCCGCACAGCGGAGAGGCGCTCGGCGAGCCGCACCGGCTGTGGTCCGGCACACCGGGCGCCAAGGCGCCCGAGGCCCCGCACCTCTACCGCGTCGGCGACCACTGGTACCTCCTGATCGCCGAAGGCGGCACCGAACGCGGCCACGGCGTCTCGGTCGCCCGCGGCCCGGGGCCGTCCGGCCCGTTCGAGCCCTGCCCGGCCAACCCGATCCTGACCCACCGCGGCACCGACCACCCCGTCCAGAACACCGGCCACGCGGACCTCGTCCAGGCACCCGACGGCTCCTGGTGGATGGTGCTCCTCGGCGTCCGGCCGGGCGGCGGCACCCCCGGCTGGCACGTGCTCGGGCGCGAGACCTTCCTCGCCCCCGTGGAGTGGGTGGACGGCTGGCCCGTTGTCGGCGCACTGTCCCCCGAGATCCCGGCACCCCCCTGGCCACTGGGTCCGGCCCCGCTCCCCCCGGCCCGGGACGACTTCGACCGGGCCGAACTCGCCCCTTGCTGGATCTCCGTGCGCGAGCGGCCGGAGCGGCTGTGCACCACCAGGGAGCGCTCCGGCTGGCTCACCCTCCACGCCGACGGTCCCTCCCCCGACGAGCCCGGCCCGGTGTTCGTCGGCCGCCGCCAGCAGCACCTCGCCTGCACCGTACGGACCCTCGTGGACCCCGCCGAGGGCCGCGGCGGCCTGGCCGTCCGCCTCGACGAGAGCCACCACTACGAGATCGAGGCGACCGCCGCCGAGGTGACGGTGTCCGCCCGCATCGGCCCCCTGCGCACCGTGGTGGCGACCGCCCCGGCCCCGGCCGGTCCGGTGGTCCTCGGCGTCGAGATCACCCCACACCCGCCGGAGGGCCCACGGACCGGACCCGACCTGCTCGCCCTCGGTTTCGAGGCCCCGGACGGCACGTTCACCCCGCTCGGCACACTCGACGGCCGGTACCTGTCGACCGAGGTCGCCGGCGGCTTCACCGGCCGCGTCATCGGCATGTACGCCGCCGAAGGAACCGTCCACTTCGACTGGTTCGACTACACGCCGCTCGACGGCTGA
- a CDS encoding beta-galactosidase trimerization domain-containing protein — MAAGLPTGGWGYAFLPYVARFVRSQGLPALSHTGRFHESWGDNAALKPRAALLYECGRILGHGLTSGVGDVLHPRGAPSPAVYELVGSVYGHIAACEPFLESGRVVSEVAVIVDPGLGANPGASNIGAVRALQQLRVQFDVVPPEMNLGGYRAVVVPEATEVDDALAGRLDAYRGAGGAILLVGPSLVGSGGGPSLPDLPVEGLARAPSGEAFLACQGVPGEREDFPVIAHGSRLTARPRPGAEILARVVEPYHSRAWDRFCGHSYTPPARPTDEVAVAVGDGVAAVTVPLFEAFHEHGVETYRRLLGAALDRLVPDPLHRGAPDQLRPGPGDPTPRPGARPVPPWSTCPCPYAWRPRSAPCGSSPPGRSFPGATTATTACGRHQPGRTRAARDRARLTGKPGEAPRRVARGLVSVPVQAGGGHPCAARGSGRSRPGPSECGRRACAAVARDHGNRAARMRTWARNSRGNPSAGWAR, encoded by the coding sequence GTGGCCGCTGGGCTGCCCACCGGCGGCTGGGGCTACGCGTTCCTGCCGTACGTGGCCCGCTTCGTCCGCTCCCAGGGGCTTCCCGCGCTCAGCCACACCGGCCGCTTCCACGAGAGCTGGGGGGACAACGCCGCCCTCAAGCCCCGGGCCGCCCTGCTCTACGAGTGCGGCCGGATCCTCGGCCACGGCCTGACCAGCGGCGTGGGCGACGTGCTGCACCCCCGGGGCGCGCCCTCGCCGGCCGTGTACGAACTCGTCGGATCGGTGTACGGGCACATCGCGGCCTGTGAGCCGTTCCTCGAAAGCGGCCGGGTCGTCAGCGAGGTCGCCGTGATCGTCGACCCCGGCCTGGGCGCCAACCCCGGCGCGAGCAACATCGGAGCCGTACGGGCGCTGCAACAGCTCCGCGTGCAGTTCGACGTCGTTCCCCCGGAGATGAACCTCGGCGGGTACCGGGCCGTCGTGGTGCCGGAGGCGACGGAGGTCGACGACGCGCTCGCCGGGCGCCTGGACGCATACCGCGGCGCCGGCGGGGCCATTCTCCTCGTCGGGCCGTCGCTGGTCGGAAGCGGCGGTGGGCCGAGCCTCCCGGACCTGCCGGTCGAGGGCCTGGCGCGGGCGCCTTCCGGCGAGGCCTTCCTCGCGTGCCAGGGCGTCCCGGGCGAGCGGGAGGACTTCCCCGTGATCGCCCACGGCTCCCGGCTGACGGCCCGGCCGCGGCCCGGCGCCGAGATCCTGGCCCGCGTGGTGGAGCCGTACCACTCGCGCGCCTGGGACCGGTTCTGCGGCCACTCCTACACACCGCCGGCCCGCCCGACGGACGAGGTCGCCGTCGCCGTCGGGGACGGGGTGGCCGCGGTGACGGTGCCGCTGTTCGAGGCGTTCCACGAGCACGGCGTCGAGACGTATCGGCGCCTGCTCGGCGCGGCGCTCGACCGCCTCGTGCCGGATCCCCTGCACCGTGGTGCACCTGATCAGCTTCGTCCCGGCCCGGGAGACCCCACACCTCGACCTGGTGCACGACCCGTTCCCCCCTGGTCGACGTGCCCGTGTCCGTACGCCTGGAGACCCCGCAGCGCTCCGTGCGGCTCCAGCCCGCCGGGCAGGAGCTTTCCCGGCGCCACGACGGCCACTACGGCATGTGGACGTCACCAGCCTGGGCGGACACGCGCTGCTCGTGATCGAGCACGACTGACCGGGAAGCCGGGCGAGGCCCCGCGCCGTGTGGCGCGGGGCCTTGTGTCCGTACCGGTTCAGGCCGGTGGGGGTCACCCGTGCGCCGCACGGGGAAGCGGGCGGTCCCGCCCCGGGCCGTCGGAGTGCGGTCGACGCGCTTGTGCAGCGGTAGCGCGGGATCACGGAAATCGGGCGGCACGGATGCGGACGTGGGCACGGAACTCACGTGGAAACCCCTCAGCCGGGTGGGCACGGTGA
- a CDS encoding substrate-binding domain-containing protein — translation MGCSSGVYRRHAGYAERTLDGFRERAELRGLRFVHRPCEGTYDSAAATLGRILADRPDTTGFVVQNEGAIGPLLGLLRAGGRTVPEDVSVVAVCPAAPAEQHAPRLTVVTAPSKELGQLAVDQAMARIAAMAEGHEPEDELVLMPPELVVRESTAAPPRRGARRAERP, via the coding sequence GTGGGCTGCAGCAGCGGCGTGTACCGGCGGCACGCCGGCTACGCGGAGCGGACCCTCGACGGCTTCCGCGAGCGGGCCGAGCTGCGGGGCCTGCGCTTCGTGCACCGGCCGTGCGAGGGCACGTACGACAGCGCGGCGGCGACGCTGGGCCGGATCCTCGCGGACCGCCCCGACACCACGGGGTTCGTCGTGCAGAACGAGGGCGCGATCGGCCCGCTCCTGGGCCTGCTGCGCGCCGGCGGCCGCACCGTGCCGGAGGACGTCTCGGTGGTCGCCGTCTGCCCCGCGGCGCCGGCCGAGCAGCACGCGCCCCGGCTCACCGTCGTGACCGCCCCGAGCAAGGAGCTGGGCCAGCTGGCCGTCGACCAGGCGATGGCCCGGATCGCCGCCATGGCCGAAGGCCACGAACCGGAGGACGAACTCGTCCTGATGCCACCGGAACTGGTGGTCCGCGAGAGCACCGCCGCGCCCCCGCGTCGCGGGGCGCGCCGAGCCGAACGACCGTAG
- a CDS encoding beta-galactosidase, whose product MDVRRLTDRLGGLAFGGDYNPEQWDEEVWKEDDELMRRARVNLATVGVFSWALLEPEEGRYDFAWLDAHVERLHANGVAVDLATPTASPPPWFTLAHPDALPVTPEGTRLTHGSRDTYCLAAPAYRRAARRIASALAERYGDHPALALWHVHNEYVTLCWCDHTAAAFRVWLRARHGTLDALNEAWGTAFWSQRYTSWEQIVPPRATQWHKNPGQALDFRRFWSDEALAAYREQRDAIRAHSDRPVTTNLMVPAYQNLDLWAFGREVDLVTIDHYPTAPGVDAAADTAFGADRARSFGGGAPWLLMEQGTNTVYTGDRILGKEPGEILRHSLGHIARGSEGALFFQWRQSRAGAEQWHSAIVPHAGPDSRLFREAAATGEAVARLGELAGSTVRAEVAVLHDSDAWWALDVDGLPSPELDYHSSLSRAHRALWDAGVTVDFAHPDHDLSRYRLVVAPALFLLSDAGAENLRRYVEGGGTLLVQHAGGRVDERLHARLGGYPGAPLREALGVRVEEHRPLRRGEEIVLSDGSRAGAWSEALRTEGAEAVATYTHGMLAGGPALTRHAYGAGHGWYVSTRPCDAAYASLVARLLVESGATPDLAGLPPGVERVTRHAPDGRRWHVLINHRTGTVPLPEPAHDLLTGATAYELPPGGCAVLRPLP is encoded by the coding sequence ATGGACGTACGCCGGCTGACCGACCGCCTGGGCGGCCTCGCCTTCGGCGGGGACTACAACCCCGAGCAGTGGGACGAGGAGGTGTGGAAGGAGGACGACGAGCTGATGCGCCGGGCGCGGGTCAACCTGGCGACGGTCGGTGTCTTCTCCTGGGCCCTGCTGGAACCGGAGGAGGGACGCTACGACTTCGCCTGGCTCGATGCCCACGTCGAGCGCCTGCACGCCAACGGCGTCGCCGTCGACCTGGCGACCCCCACCGCCTCGCCGCCGCCGTGGTTCACCCTGGCCCATCCCGACGCCCTGCCGGTGACGCCCGAGGGCACCCGGCTGACCCACGGCAGCCGGGACACGTACTGCCTGGCCGCGCCCGCCTACCGGCGGGCCGCCCGCCGGATCGCCTCGGCGCTGGCCGAGCGGTACGGCGACCATCCCGCCCTGGCGCTGTGGCACGTGCACAACGAGTACGTGACCCTGTGCTGGTGCGACCACACGGCCGCGGCCTTCCGGGTCTGGCTGCGGGCCCGGCACGGCACGCTCGACGCGCTCAACGAGGCCTGGGGGACGGCGTTCTGGAGCCAGCGGTACACCTCCTGGGAGCAGATCGTGCCGCCACGCGCCACCCAGTGGCACAAGAACCCCGGCCAGGCCCTGGACTTCCGCCGCTTCTGGTCCGACGAGGCGCTCGCCGCCTACCGCGAGCAGCGCGACGCGATCCGGGCCCACAGCGACCGTCCGGTGACCACCAACCTCATGGTGCCCGCCTACCAGAACCTGGACCTGTGGGCCTTCGGCCGCGAGGTCGACCTGGTCACCATCGACCACTACCCCACCGCGCCCGGCGTGGACGCCGCCGCCGACACCGCCTTCGGCGCCGACCGGGCCCGCTCCTTCGGCGGCGGCGCGCCCTGGCTGCTGATGGAGCAGGGCACCAACACCGTGTACACGGGCGACCGGATCCTCGGCAAGGAGCCGGGCGAGATCCTGCGCCACTCGCTCGGCCACATCGCCCGGGGCTCGGAGGGCGCGCTGTTCTTCCAGTGGCGCCAGTCCCGGGCGGGCGCCGAGCAGTGGCACTCGGCGATCGTCCCGCACGCCGGGCCGGACAGCCGCCTCTTCCGCGAGGCCGCGGCCACCGGCGAGGCCGTCGCCCGCCTCGGCGAGCTCGCCGGCTCCACCGTACGGGCCGAGGTCGCCGTCCTGCACGACTCCGACGCCTGGTGGGCCCTGGACGTCGACGGGCTCCCGTCCCCCGAACTGGACTACCACTCCTCGCTGAGCCGTGCCCACCGGGCCCTGTGGGACGCCGGCGTCACCGTCGACTTCGCCCACCCGGACCACGACCTGAGCCGCTACCGCCTAGTGGTCGCCCCGGCCCTGTTCCTGCTCTCCGACGCGGGCGCGGAGAACCTGCGCCGGTACGTCGAAGGCGGTGGCACCCTCCTCGTCCAGCACGCCGGCGGCCGCGTGGACGAGCGCCTCCACGCCCGCCTCGGCGGCTACCCGGGCGCGCCGCTGCGCGAGGCGCTGGGCGTCCGGGTCGAGGAGCACCGCCCGCTGCGGCGGGGCGAGGAGATCGTCCTCTCGGACGGCTCACGGGCCGGCGCCTGGAGCGAGGCGCTGCGTACGGAGGGAGCCGAGGCGGTCGCCACGTACACCCACGGCATGCTCGCCGGCGGTCCCGCCCTCACCCGCCACGCCTACGGGGCGGGGCACGGCTGGTACGTCTCCACCCGCCCCTGCGACGCCGCCTACGCCTCCCTGGTCGCCCGGCTGCTCGTGGAGAGCGGCGCGACCCCGGACCTGGCCGGCCTGCCGCCGGGCGTCGAGAGGGTCACCCGGCACGCCCCGGACGGCCGCCGCTGGCACGTGCTGATCAACCACCGCACCGGGACCGTGCCTCTGCCGGAGCCCGCCCACGACCTGCTCACCGGTGCCACCGCGTACGAGCTGCCGCCCGGCGGCTGCGCGGTCCTGCGCCCCCTGCCCTGA
- a CDS encoding substrate-binding domain-containing protein, whose product MEPGLVVKTHLDREHGYAAARELLSRPDRPTAVFTANGMQALGVYRAARELVLGSPDDLCVVGFDDVPAVAWMDPPLTTVHQPLAEMATAATELALALGVVRMCRSSAWRSRRRSRSGRARLRPERDDGGARPRAGRHGVCCASPSRFDLRIVRR is encoded by the coding sequence ATGGAGCCCGGCCTGGTGGTGAAGACCCACCTCGACCGCGAGCACGGGTACGCCGCGGCGCGCGAGTTGCTGTCCCGGCCCGACCGCCCGACCGCCGTGTTCACCGCGAACGGCATGCAGGCGCTGGGCGTCTACCGGGCGGCCCGTGAGCTGGTCCTGGGCAGCCCCGACGACCTCTGCGTCGTCGGGTTCGACGACGTGCCGGCCGTGGCCTGGATGGACCCGCCGCTGACGACGGTCCATCAGCCGCTGGCCGAGATGGCGACCGCAGCCACCGAACTGGCGCTCGCGCTCGGCGTGGTGAGGATGTGCCGCAGCTCGGCCTGGAGATCGCGACGACGCTCACGGTCCGGGAGAGCACGGCTCCGCCCAGAGAGGGATGACGGAGGAGCCCGGCCTCGGGCGGGAAGGCACGGTGTGTGCTGTGCCTCCCCAAGTCGCTTTGACCTGCGCATAGTTCGGCGGTGA